Proteins found in one Methylobacterium sp. CB376 genomic segment:
- a CDS encoding ABC transporter substrate-binding protein: protein MKTAGLVASALCLALNPLASAPALAADLTDGKVVIGVLTDMSGPYADVGGKGSVEATRMAVEDFGGKVLGRPIEIVSADHQHKADTGAGIARNWFDREGVDAVVDLNNTSVALAVNNLAVERNRLTLMTGTASLIMTNENCTPNSIHYVYDTYSAAHGVVKSMSELGKKKWFVLAADYAYGKGVAGALKEFTEEAGAKLVGTVFHPLNSPDFSSFLLQAQASKADVIALGNASSDTVNSIKAAREFGLTTTQSVVPLLMYIQDVHSLGLQEAQNLTFVTGFYWDRTPETRAWSKRFFERTKQMPSQIQAGAYSAVTNYLKAVEAAGTDAGKAVAAKMKELPIADMFTESGKVRADGRMVHDMYLVQVKKPGESKAPWDYYKVLATIPGDEAFQPLSKSRCPLVTKP from the coding sequence CAGACGGCAAGGTCGTGATTGGCGTCCTTACCGACATGTCCGGTCCGTATGCCGACGTGGGCGGGAAGGGCTCAGTCGAGGCGACCCGCATGGCTGTCGAAGACTTCGGCGGCAAGGTTCTCGGCAGGCCTATCGAGATCGTATCGGCCGATCATCAGCACAAGGCGGACACCGGCGCGGGCATCGCTCGCAACTGGTTCGACCGCGAGGGGGTTGATGCCGTCGTCGACCTCAACAACACGTCCGTGGCACTCGCCGTCAACAATTTGGCCGTAGAACGAAATCGGCTGACCCTGATGACGGGCACCGCCTCGTTGATCATGACGAACGAGAATTGCACGCCCAATTCGATCCACTACGTTTACGACACGTATTCGGCAGCGCATGGCGTCGTGAAGTCGATGAGCGAACTCGGGAAGAAGAAGTGGTTCGTTCTCGCCGCCGACTACGCCTACGGCAAAGGGGTGGCCGGCGCGCTCAAGGAGTTTACCGAAGAGGCGGGCGCGAAGCTCGTCGGCACAGTCTTTCACCCGCTCAATTCCCCTGATTTCTCGTCGTTTCTGCTGCAGGCCCAGGCCTCGAAGGCGGACGTGATCGCGCTGGGCAATGCCAGCTCGGACACGGTGAACTCCATCAAAGCAGCGCGCGAGTTCGGGCTGACCACGACTCAAAGCGTGGTGCCGCTCCTGATGTACATCCAAGACGTCCATTCGCTCGGCCTGCAGGAGGCGCAGAATCTCACCTTCGTCACCGGGTTCTATTGGGACCGCACGCCAGAGACGCGCGCTTGGTCGAAACGCTTCTTCGAGCGCACGAAGCAGATGCCGTCTCAGATTCAGGCGGGCGCGTATTCCGCGGTCACCAACTACCTGAAAGCGGTCGAGGCCGCCGGCACGGATGCAGGCAAGGCCGTCGCCGCCAAGATGAAGGAGCTTCCGATCGCGGACATGTTCACGGAGAGCGGCAAGGTCCGCGCCGACGGGCGCATGGTGCACGACATGTACCTGGTCCAGGTGAAGAAGCCGGGCGAGTCCAAGGCTCCGTGGGACTACTACAAGGTGCTGGCCACGATTCCGGGCGACGAAGCCTTCCAGCCCCTCTCCAAGAGCAGGTGCCCGCTCGTGACGAAGCCGTAA